Proteins encoded by one window of Chanos chanos chromosome 7, fChaCha1.1, whole genome shotgun sequence:
- the uqcc1 gene encoding ubiquinol-cytochrome c reductase complex assembly factor 1, which produces MYRRPLQSAVRNILSVSASRATLGKAVEQDACFAKALVACRMEQAVSPTRTQSRTLHSTRPLSTVKETPQASEEEVGAFTKLIEAMGFTGPLKYNKWKIKIAALRMYTCCVERINYDEFFEKCSLPDTLNSWFLVAQLHVWMCLVRMRQQGREGKYMCRYIVHSMWEDVEQRSKIMGIDAVHRKESMRVMTETFYAAIFGYDEGILSDDCVLAAALWRNLFNRQCEDPRQLELMVEYVRKQMQFIDALDGDDLLLTGEVKWRPLMEENAQSILKLPRPTYNDTGL; this is translated from the exons ATGTATCGGCGACCCTTGCAGTCCGCCGTCAGAAACATTCTTAGCGTTTCAGCATCCAGGGCCACTCTCGGAAAG GCAGTTGAACAAGATGCTTGCTTTGCCAAAGCTTTGGTGGCATGTCGTATGGAACAGGCAGTAAGCCCCACTCGGACACAAAGCCGAACACTTCATAGCACAAGACCT CTGTCCACTGTAAAAGAGACTCCCCAGGCCAGCGAGGAGGAGGTGGGCGCCTTCACTAAACTCATTGAGGCCATGGGATTCACTGGACCCCTCAAATACAATAAATGG AAAATTAAGATTGCTGCGTTGCGTATGTACACGTGCTGTGTGGAGAGAATCAACTATGATGAATTTTTCGAAA agTGCTCCCTTCCTGACACGCTCAACTCCTGGTTCTTGGTGGCTCAGCTCCATGTCTG GATGTGTTTGGTGCGGATGCGGCAGCAGGGCAGAGAGGGCAAGTACATGTGCCGATACATCGTCCATTCCATGTGGGAGGACGTTGAACAGAGGAGCAAGATTATGGGG atCGATGCTGTTCACAGGAAGGAGAGTATGAGGGTGATGACGGAGACTTTTTACGCAGCTATATTTGGTTATGATGAG ggAATCCTGTCAGATGACTGTGTGCTAGCTGCAGCTCTCTGGAGGAATCTTTTTAACAGGCAGTGTGAGGATCCCAGGCAACTGGAGCTTATGGTAGAATACGTCCGCAAGCAG ATGCAGTTCATTGATGCCCTTGATGGAGACGACCTTCTTCTGACAGGCGAGGTGAAATGGCGTCCCCTAATGGAGGAAAATGCTCAGAGTATCTTGAAGCTCCCTAGACCCACATACAATGACACTGGTCTCTGA